In Myxococcales bacterium, the DNA window ACGTCATGAGTAAAGCTCGGGTTACCGCTCGCTCCATCGAACAGCACCACGCCGCGCTCGCCGGTTCGACCGATCACACGCGGGGGCTTGGGCACGGCGGCGAGCACGGGATTCGGATCGAGCGTCGACGGCGCTGGGTTCGTGACCGTGGCGGCGCTCGCCTCGACCTCCGGGATCGCATGGAACGGCGGACCGGAGCAACCGGACAGGAGAGCGATGGTGAACGCACAAAACCAGATGCGGGGCTCGGACATGCCTCCCGCTCGGGCCGCGCCCTTCGGGAGTTTCTCGAAAAGTCGTGTTCAGACGCTCAGGGTGCAAAGCGCAGCTCGGCGATGGAACCACCGGCGGGCATGATCACACGTAACCGCTCGACTCGCGGTACGGAGAGGTTCAAGAGCGAGAACTCCGACCCCGCTTGCAGGTCACCAACCGCCTGGCCAACGAGCCGCCCGTCGGCCCAGGCCTCCACCCGCACTCGTCGTTCGGGCCCGGAGCGGCTGCCGGGCATGACACACACGAACACGAGCGCACCTGCGTCCCGGAGCTCGACCTCGAGCACCGACTCGCCGGCGTCCCGCGCTCGCCACTCGCTCGCCACGAACCCGTCCAGCGCTCGCTCGGGTGCAAACGCGAAATCGCTCGGGCTGGTCCTGGCAGTCGGCCGCAGCCAGTGCACGGAGTCCGAACGGCACGGCAACTCCGACGACTCGGACGAGACGAAGCCTGGCCGGGGGCCGACGTCGAACGGCGGGCGTCGCTCGAGCATCAAGGTCGACATACCCGCGAGCAACACCCCGCGATCGAAGGGATAGAGGAAGTCGCCGTGCGCAGCGGCGAGCTGGCTCTGGGACGTGCCGGAGCGGGCGTCCCTCGCGAACGCCGACAGCCCTCGCGCGGCTTCTTGCACCCGGCGCACTGCGATGGGCGCGTTGAGCGCGCTCGCGGCGAAGAGCACCACGGCGAACGCCAGCCCGAACCGCCGCGCACGCCGCGCGTTGCTGCGGGCGGCAGATGCCAGCCCCAGATGCACCAGGATGAGTGTGGGCGCGGCCAGCTCGACGTAACGCTCGGTGAACGCGAGCGCGTTGTCGTAATGTGCGCGTCCGTAGCCAATGGCGAGGGCGATCACGAGCTGAGCGGCGACACCGAGAGCGAAGACGGAGAGTGCGGCGCGCTCTCGACTCGAGACGAGCAACACCAGCGCCGACACGAGCGCGAGCGCGACGACGAGCAACGAAGCGGGCCAGGCCTGCGAACCGATGGCACCCAGCGACGCCGGCAGGAGCTCCGCGGCGAGGCGGAGCGGGTCGACGACGTGCTGGTGGGTCTGACCGAGCTGACTCCAGGGGAAGTACCTGAGCGCGAACAGCGCGCTCGTGAGCAAACACACCACGACCCCGCCCCGCTCGGGCCGCGAAAGCTCCATGCGCCACGATGCAACCCCGAGCGCGAGCCAGGCAAAAACAGCCGAGAGCACCCCGCTCACTCCGCACAGCGGCATGAGCAACAGCACGCACAGGCCGGTCGCGAGCCACGCCCGGTTGGGGCGCCGAACCAGGACCCACGCCGCGGCAATGCCCGTGGCAAAGAGCGCACCGCTCAGCACGAGCTGCAGGTTGAAGCCGCTCACGAAGCTGAAGACGTGGGCCGGCCCGAGCAGAATCAACACGACGACGACGTCGCTGAGCTCGGAGTGTCCGCGGATCCGCGCGGCCGCCCGCGTCACGAGCAGCGACGCCAACGCGAGCACGACCACGTTCAGCACACGATTCACGCCAGCGATGCCGCTCACCACGATGGCGTATGCGCCGAGCGCCATCGGGAGGGGCATCACGTGTTCGAGCGTCGGACGGTGAATCAGCTCCCAGCTGATCGGCTCTCTCCCCGAGGCGACGCCCGCGAAGTAAAGCTCGCGCAAGTAGGGGACGTCGAGCGGCGCGTAGCTCGCGAGCCAGAGGTCGAAACCAACCAAGAGCAGCGCCGAGAACCCGAGCAAGTTCGATGCTTGCCCCTTCCGGTCGGCCCAGCTCATCGCGCGAAGCTACACGAATTGAGCTGTGTCTTGACCGACCGCTGTTGGCCCCATAGCTTTTGGGCATGCGCTTGTTGTCGGTGGAGCAGCTGCTCCGACGGGGTCTGGACCGGCTGGCGCCAGCTAGCCAAGCCGCAAGCGAGCCAAAACCGCAGCGCATCTTCTGGTGGTGGGAGCAGATCTGCAACCTGGCCTGCAACCACTGCGACATCGGTCATCGCACCGAGAGCTACCGCTTGAAGCCCGCCCTCGACCTCGCACAGAAGCGCGAGATCGTGAGCAAACTCTCGACGTGGCTCGGCCCGGGTTACAGCCTGTCGCTGATCGCGGGGGAGCCCTTCCTGCACCGGGACATCTTCGACGTGCTCGGTTTCGCAAGTGAACAGGGTGCGGTCACTTCGCTCACCACCAACGGTACCCTGATCGCGACCAAGAACCGCGCGCGCCAGGTGGTGGACTCGGGCCTCGGTTTCATGGCCGTCTCGCTCGACAGCCTGGACCCCAAGCTGCACGACGAGACCCGCGGCAAACCCGGAACCTGGGCCCAGGCCATGAAGGCCATCGAGTACGTGCGCGAGGCTCGCGAGGCCCGCGGCGCAAAGCGGCCGGTCGTGTACGTCAACTCCATCGTGATGCGCGGTAACCACGACGAGCTCCTGCGCCTCTCCGACTGGTGTCGCGACAATCAGATCGAAGGGCACACCTTCCAGCCTATCGCGACCACCGATTTTTTTCAGGGCAAGGAGCATCAAGGCGACCACTGGTTCCAGAAGAGTGAGCTGTGGCCCGACCCCAAGGAGACCCTCGCGCTGGTGGACGAGCTCGAGCGGCGCCGCGCACAGGGCTACCCGATCAAGAACACCGAGGCGGACTTCGACGCCTGGCGCACGTACTTTCGCGATCCGACGGAGCTGGCGAAGGAGGCAAGCTGCGAAGGGGAGCTCAAGACCCTGCTCGTGACCGAGACCGGTCAGGTCAAGATGTGCCCGAACACGCCGGAAGACTTCGGCAGCATCCTGAAGCACGACCTCGACTGGTTGTGGAGCTCGCCGGCCGCGTCCCGAGCCCGGAAACACGTCTACGAGTGCGACTCACAGTGCAAGATCCTCGCGAACAACAAGGAAGACTTCTACTTCTGAGTGTTCTCGGGCGAGTCTCCGCCTCCAGCTCGAGCGGGCCATGATGAGCACCAGAGAGAACGCGAGCTGGTTCGGCCGTCGTGACGCGTTCGCGTTCCTGGAGCGCGACCGAGACAACCGCCTGCGACTCGCGCAGGTCGAAGCCTGGTTACGCCGGCGGGCGGAGCGTGGTTCGGCCGGTGCACTCCTCGACGTCGGCTGCGGCGACGGTCGGCTTGGCAAACGGCTGGCCGGGCTTGGATATCGAGTGTCTGGACTGGATGCCGCGGCCGAGAACGTCGAGCTCGCGCGCACTGCAGGGGTCGACGCGATCCAGGGCGACGCCAGCGCTGCCCTCCCATTCGAGTCGGAACGATTCGACGTCGTCTACGCCGGGGAGATCATCGAGCACCTGTTCGACACCCGGGCGTTCGTTGCGGAGCTCGCTCGGGTGACTCGCCCTGGTGGAAGTGTGATCGTGACGACACCCAACCTGGCTCACTTGCCCGATCGGTTTCGGCTGCTGCTCGGAGGGACGCCGAGCCAGACCCAGCCGCTGCACCCGTTCCTGAAGCTGCACATTCGCCCCTTCACTGCCGGCACACTGCGTCGCGCGCTCGGCGAAGCGCAGCTACGGGTCGACCACCTCGAGAGCACGCTCGTCGTGTGGCGGCGCGATGCGGCAGATCCAGACCGTGTGGTCCTCGCGTCCCGACTCCCGGCGCGGCTCTTCCCCACCCTCGGCAGCTTCTTGATCGCGTATTCGACGCGAGTGCGTTGACACGAGCGCCGCCGCGATCAGGCTCCGCTCAAAACGCCAGCTTGTACCCGCGTTCGGCCAGCGCCTGGAGCTCTTGCCCCGGCAGCCCCTTGACCAGCGGAGCCTTCTCGCCGATTTCCACGCGGAACTCGTCCAGCGTGACGACGTCGATCTGCATGCCCTCGCCGAGCAGCTCGCGGAGCCCGGCCTGGATTTGTGTGGTCACCGCGCCGCGGGTCGCGGGGCTCGCGTCCGTCTCCCAGCCGACCCGCACCTCGACTCGCTCGAGCGCGGTCTGGATCACCCGGAACCAGCGGACGTTTTGCACCTGCTCCATCACTGCCATCACGCGAAACGGGTCGTGCAGCTCACCCGCCGGAGTGACCAAGAAATCGAGCTTCCGGCCCCGGAGCTGGCGCAGCAGCGGCAGACTCCGGCCACAAGCGCAGGGCTCGGGAGACAGCGCAGCCAGATCCCCGACGCGATAACGGATGATGGGCATCGCCCGCTGATACAGGTTGGTCAGTACCACCTCACCGACCTCGCCGGGCTCCGCTAGCGAACCGTCGGGGCGTACGATCTCGACGAAGTTGAAGTCCGAGTCGATGTGGTAGCCGCCGCCCCCGCTCGGGCACTCCCAGGCGATGATGCCGGTCTCTTCCGTTGCGTAGAAGTCGACGACCTTCGCACCGAAGGCGTTTTCGATGAACCAGCGCGTGCTCGGATCCAGGAGCTCGCCTTTGGTGACCACGCGGAAGGGCCGATACTCGAGCCCACCCGCCGCCTCGATTGCCAGGGCCAGCATCCGGACCCCCGCCAGGACTCCATGAAAGACGTCCGGCTGACGCCGATTGATTTCATCGATCGCCGCCTCGGGAGTCATCCACCAGGGATACGGCTCACGCCGCCAGAGCGAGAGCCGCTGCGGCAAGAAAGCCTTGGGCGCGAGGTGAGCGGGCGCGTCGAGGATCATCTGGGTGTGCCGCGGGCGACAGCCGTGTGCGGTCAAGAAGCGCAGCTCTTGCACACGGCGCGGTAGCTCGGCGACGGGATCGAAATACACACGCACCGGCGAGCCGGTGGAGCCGCTCGATTTGCGCTCGAGCAGGTGCGCGCGCGCGACCTCGGGCCAGATCAGCTGCTCGGTGCAGTCCTTGACGTGACGCTTCTCCAGGAAAGGAACCTCGGCGAACAGCTCCGGATCTGCGAGCTGCGTTCGGCTGAGGCCGGCGGCGGCAAAGGCATCGCGGTAGTGCGGCACGTTTTCCATCGCATGACGCAGAATGCGCCCGCGACGGCGTTCAACCAGGCGCCGGAGAACGGGCTTGGGCAGCCAGGGGTTGCCGAGTAGCTGCGGCAACAGCGTGCCGGCGCCACGCGCATAGGCCAGACCTAGCTCCGAGGCGGAGCGTGCGTGCGGATCGGGACCCAGACCCACCCGAGCCATCAGTAAAACTCCTCGGGCCCGTCGAGCTCGCCGAAGTCGATGCGACGCTTCTCGGCGCGACAGAGCACCAGCATCGAAGACACGGTGCCATGGTACGAACGCTGACTGCTCGGCACGATGTCCACGAGCGCCGCGCCGTTTGCCGCCACGAAGCCCTGCAGCTTGGCCCCGAGCATGAGCGGCTCCTTGACGCTGCTGTGTGCCGCGCGCGCGGACGGCGCCACGATCACGCCGTGTCCCCCCAACTTCAACGCGCCGATGCCAACCCCTGCAAAGACCCGCAGCCCATCCGGACCGTAAGGCGGGTCGGTGATGAACAGATCGAACTGGCTCGCGAGCTTCGGGAGCCGCTTGCGATACACACCTCGCAGGTCGAACTCGAGCGTGGTGATCTTGCGCTTCGACTCGCGTCGGACGATGTCGAGCACCTCCGCGTCGAAGTCAATCAGCGTCAGCCGGGTGTACCCCAACCAGTGCAGGCACAGGCTGGTCAGATCGTCGTCTCCGACCAGCAGCAGGCGGTCCGACGGCGCCGCCAGGCCCACGAGCAGCGCGAGGCGACGCTGCATCGATGGCGCGTCCACATGATACGCCCCCTGCTTCGGTTTGTCGGCAGTGCGAAGCGGCACGGCACGCCGCACGACGCGTCTAATGTCTGCCACCCGCGTGCTCATCGTCAGCCGCCCGTCCTAACCTTCCCGCAACCCCCATGCAACGCAAGCTTGCACCACAGCCGTGTTAGGCTCCTCCGCGGGTTTATTGGCTGAGCAGAGACCCGACCGTCACGCGGGCGACCATGCCGGGGAGCCCGAGCCGCGCTGGCTGCGCGCCGCGCTCACCGCACTGGTCGCGTATGCGCTCCTGGTCGTGGCCGCGCAGGCCGTCGTCCGGGTGCTGGCCTGGGACATGCGGGGCTTCGACGCAAACCTGATCGACTACACCTGGCAGATCGAGCTGCCCTGGCGCGCGACCCGCGGTGAGTGGAGCGGGCGCGACTTCCACTTTCCGATGGGCCCGCTCTGGCAGGTCTTTGCCCTCGCGGGCACGCTCGGTGGAGGCTTCTCCGCACCGCTCGTGATCGCAGGCATGCAGGTCGCGACCCAGCTTGGCGGGATCGGCATCGCGCTCTGGCTCGGGGCCAAGGCCCGAGGTGTTTCCCGCCTGCTGTTGGTCGGCGCAGTCATGCTCGCCTCCTACGGCGCCGGCATCTCCACACTGCGCCCGCTGCTCTCGGTGGTCCACCTGTGGCTCTACGCCCGGGACGCGCGGGACGACCAACCCGCGCGCTGGAGCAGCGCCGCCGCGGCCGCCGGCGTCGCAACCCTGCTCATGTTGTTCTCGTTCGATCGCCTGGTGTTCGCCAGCCTCGCGGTCGTCGCCATGTCCAGCTTCGAGTACCTCGCCCGCCGGCGCTCCGGACTGCCCGCGCGCATCAGCCTGATTCGATTCTTGCGTTATGCGCTCGCCCAGGCCGCGTGTCTGGCGGCCGCTGCGCTCTTCGCAGTGGCCCTCGGTGCAAACCCCATCGAATACGTGGCCGGGCAACGCCGGCTCACCGCGTCGTACGCGGTGAACATGGCCACCAGCGCCGAGGGCTCACCCGTCGCGGGCGCAACCCTCTTCGCACTCTCGGCTGTCGGCCTCGTGCTCTGGGTGCTCGTGCGGCGAAAACGCCGAGTCGCCGGCGCAATGCTGCTCGCAGGGGCGTTGCCCATGCTCGCGTTCTCTGCGGTCCAACCGAACCCGGGGCACGTCTTCATGGGTGCGCTGCCCGCACTGGTCGTGCTGTGTGTGATCGCCGCCACCCGCTCCCTCGGCTCGGACCTGATTCGCATTTCATCGAGCCTGCTTGCGACCGGGTTCTTGTTCGGTTGGTTCGGGACCTTCAGCAGCGACATCTGGCTCCACCCCCGCGCGCTCGTGTCGGCCCGAGACGCCCTCACCCGGCGGCTGCAACCGCAGACCGACTTCGTGACGGATCTCGGGCGCACCGCCGACTACAGCCGCGCGCTCTTGGCGCGCGATCCGAGCATCCGCTGCATGGGGTTTTCTCCTGCCCTCACCGCCACGCACGCCCTCGCCGACATCAATGGCCCGACATCGGCGACAATTCGCTGGAACGCCGAGCAGCGACTCGAGCTGGCGGAGGCGATCCGCGCCGCGCGGTGCCCGTGGTTCGTCTACCAGGTCGGCGGTTTCGATCGCCCCGACCGCCCGAGCTGGTTCATCGGGGAAGATCTGATCGCGATTGGCGAGAGCTACCGGGTTCACGAGCGGCTCGGCCCCGCCACCTACGCGCTCGAACGCCGAGCGACCCCGCAACCGGCCCGCGTCGAGACGCTGCCGATGACCCCCGAACGACGCCGGCTCGCGCTGGGTGTCGAGCTCGTCATTCCGCTCGGACGCGAGGTCTCGGACGCGGATCTCTTGCGCATCGACTACACCCTCAGCGTGTCGCGTCTGGCGACCCTGATCGGTGCGGCACCGCACCTGGAGTATCGCTTCGAGAAGTCGGGAACCGCGACCACCGAATACGCCGATCTCTTCGATCTCTCGGTGAATCGGCCCACCCACACCTTGGTCGCGGTGAACCCCGCCATGGCGGAGACGCGCTGGATCGGCGAGCCCGGCACGCCAGGCTCGCGCCACGCCGACGGCCTGCGTTTCCGGCTGCGCGCTCGCGGGCGCTTCACGCCGAAGACGGCTGAGCTCGAGGTCTCGGGCATCAGCGTTGCAGCACCTGGAGCTCCGGAGGGGCCCGCGCCGGCTCCGAGCTGCGAGCTCGAGCGAGATTTGTTGTCGGACGCCACGACCGGGGTCGCGCTGCCGCGCAACGTCGCGCTCAGAGCGTCGGCCGAGCGCGTCTCGTTGCACCCGAACCCAACCAGCGAGCAGGGTGCCGAGGTCTATTTTCCCATCAAGCCCTGCGCCGATTCCTGCCTCGTTGCGCTGGCGGGCATCGAGCTGCCCCCGGGGAGCGGCGACGGCGCCGAGCTCGACGTCAACGTGCTCCAAGGCCCATCGCGCCCGCGACTCGTCAAGCTCGACGTGCTGCCCGGTGCCGGACCGTCACGACTCGAAATTCCTCTGCAGCGTTTTGCATCAGAAAGCGTGCTGCTCCGCTTCGGCTCGTTGCCCCACGGCGACCCAAGCCAAGACTTCTTGTGGTTGCAGCGCCCGCGGCTCGCCCGCTGTACGGCCCGGACGTCGCTCAGCGAGGCGCTGCGCCAGGAACGTGCGACGGCCGAGGGTGCGGTGGAGGCGCGCGGCGACGACGTCGCCATCGGGCCGGGGCAGAGCAAGCTGACCTACCCGTTCACCGTCGTGGCCGACACCTGCCTCGAGCTCGGCCTCGGCCTCGACGGCTCGAACGGAGCGTACGGGTTCTTGATCGGCGTGCGTGCGGACGGACTGGTGCACGGAGTGACGCTGGGTGAGGTGAAAGCGGGCGAAACCCGCCGCCTCGACCCCGTGTCGATGCACGACTTTCACAAACGCGAGGTCGTGCTCGAGCTGCACTTCGAGCGCAAGCCGGACACGGCGGGCACACTGCGACTGATCGCTCCGCGGCTCGGGAGGTGCCCCCGCTGATGACCAAGGGCCGCAGCCTATTTGTCCTGTTGCTCGCCTACTTTTGCCTCGCGATGCTCGCGAACGCCATCGGTTGGTCCGCGCGGGTCGACGATCGCCTGCTCGAGTACCGACACTGGGACTACGGCTGGGAGCTGCTCTTGCCGTGGGAAGCCAGCCGCGGCCGCTGGTCGGGTCGAGATTTCGCTTATCCCATCGGGCCGCTGTGGCAGCTCTTGGCCTGGCTGCCCAACGCCTTCGGCAGCTTCAGCGCGCGGCGCGCGATCACCGGCCTCCACCTCGTATTTCCGTTGCTGTCGCTGGCGGTCGCCCTGTGGTTGAGTTTGTCCACGCAGAAGACCTGGCGTGCGCGCGCTCTCGCTCTCCTGCCCCTTGCGCTGCTCGGCCTGCACGACGACGTGCGCTCGCTGCGCGGGGTGCTCCCGCTCGCAGCCCTCGTGGTCTTCCTGCCCACGGATCCGGTCCAACCAACCTGGCGACGCTCGGTCGTCGCAGCGGCCCTCGTCTCCGCGAGCGCGTGGCTCTCCCTCGACGCGGGTGCGCTCGGTCTCGCGGGGCTGATCGTCGCTGGGCTGACGCGCGCATGGCTGGCCGAAGCTCGACGGCAGGAGCTGTCACGCCTGGCCATGTTGCTGGCCGCAGTCGCGGGTTTCCAGGCGGTTTTTGCCGCGGTATTGGCGATCTCGGGCGGCAGCTACGCGCGCTACGTCGAGGGGGCGTTCAGCATCACCACCGCCTACGGCACCACGATGCTGCTCGGTGCCGAGGGATTTTCGCCACGCAAGCTCGCCCTCCTGGTGGTGCTCGCGCTGGCGCCGATCGCGGTCATGTTGCGAGGAAGCCGGCGCGACTCGGTCGGAGTCGCGTGGCTCCTCGGAACGACGCCGTTTCTTCTGCGCGCGGTGCTGCGCAGCGATGCGGAGCACGCCTACGCCGCCACCGTCCCGCTGGTCTCGGTGCTGTGTCTGCTCGCCCTGCGCCACCGGAGCGCACGACCACGCCTGGCCGCGTACACGTCACTGCTCGGACTGACCTTCATGCTCGGTTGGTTCGGCGCGCACATCGAGCGTTCGAGCGCCTGGGATCCCCGCGGCTTCTCCCGCGCCGCCACCGCCTTCGCACGCCCGCAAAGCTCGACGCCAGAGTACCGGGGTGAGTTCCGCCGCCTGCGAGAGTGGCTGCTGGCACGCAAGGCCGAGGGTGTGCCCTGTGTGGGCCTGCCGGCGAGCAAGGTCGCGCTGCACGCCATCACCGGCGTGCCGGGACCGACCGCAATGAGCCTTGGCTGGTCGGCGCCCCTGCAACACGAGATGGCCGCCGCCGTGCGCCGCGCGCGATGCCCGCTCTACGTGCAAGAGATCGTGAGCTTCGACGAAGGGAGCTGGGGTTTTGGTGAGTACATGCTGGCGCTCGACGAGCTGTACGAACCCGTCGAGAAGCTCGGGCCTGATCTGTGGGTGACGCGACTCCGAGGCACACCGAGGCAACGCACGACGCAGCCGCTTCCTCTTGCTGAACGCGGCAGCGACCAGCTCTCGGTACCGGGAGAGGTCAGCTACCGGTTTTCGCGTCCGGTCCCCTGGGATCACGCGCTCTTCGTGTCCTATCACTTCGACGTGAGCGGTTTCGCCCGCGCCGCGGGGGGCGTGCCGGCGCTCGAAGCGCAGTTTTACGCAGGAAACGCGGCGCTCGGGCCCGCCATGAGTGTTCCGTACCCGACCGTAGGCACACACCAGACCGTGCTGCCGATCGACGCTGCAGTCGCCGAGCAGCGTTTCATCGCAGGCATCGTAGCGCGGGAGACGCGTCTCGCCGATCGGCTCGTCCTCCGCGCGCGGGGCGGGCGCACGAGCCCATCCAGCATCACCTTCTCGATCACGGCGCTCGAGGAGATCTTCCCTGCGCCAGCCCCGCCTGTGACGACGCGTACGTGTCAGGAGCGGGTCGACCTCGCAGAGCTCGCGAGCACGCCGAGAGTGTTCTTCCGAAGCGCGACGCCGTCGGTCTCTGGTGACGTCATCAGCCTCGATCCGAACCTCTACCCCGAACCCGACGCCGAGCTCTACGTGCCCGTCGTGCCCTGCGAAGACGCGTGCCTCTACGCCGAGCTCGGAGTCCTCGCCGCAACGGAGCCCAGCGACGGCGTCGATTTCGAGATCCACGTGATCGACGGGCACGAAAAGCCGCGCCTCGTCGCCTGGCACACCCTCGCCGGGCTCTCTCCCAAACCCGCGGAGCTGCCCCTCGCTCGCTGGGTGGGGCGCGAGGTGATGCTGCGCTTCGGGACACGCTCGGGCCAGACCCTCGGCGGTGATCGCGCCCGCATCCTGCGCCCGCGCATCGGGCCGTGTAGCACGCGCCAGAATCTGGCCGTCGCCTTCCACCAGGGTCAGCACCGCATCGAACGGGGCCGCGCGGAGGCCCGTGGCGACACGCTCCGGCTCGAGCCCGCGCCTCTTGGTGCGCCCCCGACGGACGTGAGGCTGCCGCTGACGATCGAACCCGGCAGCTGTCTTGCGCTCGATGTGCGCGCCGAAGATCCCCCCGCAGGCTCCGGCCGCATCGCGGTCGACGTGGGCATCGTGGAGGGTGATCTCGTCTTGCGGCTCGAACGGCCGGAGCTCGGCGCCTTCGATCCCCCCCGTAGCGTCAAAGAGCTGCCGCTCGAGCGGTTCTGGGGCAAAAAAGTCGAGCTGCGCCTCGCAACCTGGGCGCTCGACGACGCGCCGAGCCCCACCGCGGTCGTTGCCGGCGCTCGTCTGCACCGCTGCGGCGACGGCGCGCCCTGGGGTTTTGGCGGTCAGTGAGCGCGGGCGCTCAATCCAGCTCTCGCGGCCGCCAGACGTGCACGAGCTCACCGCGCTCACTCGCGGCCTCGCTCCAAGCATCGACGCCGAACGCGAAGCGCGCAATCGCCGCGGTGGGCATGGCCTGGCGCATCAACGACAGGTCGCTCACCAGCTCTTCCATGCCGGGGTTGTGACCCACCACCAACAGGCAGCCGACGTCCGGTGCGACACAGGCAATCTCCGACAGGATTCTGTCGGGCTCCGCCAGATACAACGCGTGCAGCAGTCGCAGCTCCGGCTTCCAGCCAAAACCCTCGGCCACCGCCAGCGCCGTCGCACGCGCCCGCTCGGCAGTCGAGCTCAAGATCAATCCCGGCTGCAGCCCTTCCGCGCCCAAGAGCGCCGCCATTTCGCCGGCGTTCTTTTCACCCCGGGCATTGAGCGGGCGATCGTGGTCCGCGACGCCGTCCTCCGCCCAGCTCGACTTGGCGTGCCGCATCAAGAGCAGCGTCTTCATTGGCTCAGGGCTTCTTCTTGGGCAGCCACTCGGCCTTGGTGGTCAACGCCGTGCCGATCTCGACCCGGGTGATGTCACCCTTGTCACATTTGATC includes these proteins:
- a CDS encoding radical SAM protein, which encodes MRLLSVEQLLRRGLDRLAPASQAASEPKPQRIFWWWEQICNLACNHCDIGHRTESYRLKPALDLAQKREIVSKLSTWLGPGYSLSLIAGEPFLHRDIFDVLGFASEQGAVTSLTTNGTLIATKNRARQVVDSGLGFMAVSLDSLDPKLHDETRGKPGTWAQAMKAIEYVREAREARGAKRPVVYVNSIVMRGNHDELLRLSDWCRDNQIEGHTFQPIATTDFFQGKEHQGDHWFQKSELWPDPKETLALVDELERRRAQGYPIKNTEADFDAWRTYFRDPTELAKEASCEGELKTLLVTETGQVKMCPNTPEDFGSILKHDLDWLWSSPAASRARKHVYECDSQCKILANNKEDFYF
- a CDS encoding methyltransferase domain-containing protein, encoding MMSTRENASWFGRRDAFAFLERDRDNRLRLAQVEAWLRRRAERGSAGALLDVGCGDGRLGKRLAGLGYRVSGLDAAAENVELARTAGVDAIQGDASAALPFESERFDVVYAGEIIEHLFDTRAFVAELARVTRPGGSVIVTTPNLAHLPDRFRLLLGGTPSQTQPLHPFLKLHIRPFTAGTLRRALGEAQLRVDHLESTLVVWRRDAADPDRVVLASRLPARLFPTLGSFLIAYSTRVR
- a CDS encoding phenylacetate--CoA ligase family protein — protein: MARVGLGPDPHARSASELGLAYARGAGTLLPQLLGNPWLPKPVLRRLVERRRGRILRHAMENVPHYRDAFAAAGLSRTQLADPELFAEVPFLEKRHVKDCTEQLIWPEVARAHLLERKSSGSTGSPVRVYFDPVAELPRRVQELRFLTAHGCRPRHTQMILDAPAHLAPKAFLPQRLSLWRREPYPWWMTPEAAIDEINRRQPDVFHGVLAGVRMLALAIEAAGGLEYRPFRVVTKGELLDPSTRWFIENAFGAKVVDFYATEETGIIAWECPSGGGGYHIDSDFNFVEIVRPDGSLAEPGEVGEVVLTNLYQRAMPIIRYRVGDLAALSPEPCACGRSLPLLRQLRGRKLDFLVTPAGELHDPFRVMAVMEQVQNVRWFRVIQTALERVEVRVGWETDASPATRGAVTTQIQAGLRELLGEGMQIDVVTLDEFRVEIGEKAPLVKGLPGQELQALAERGYKLAF
- a CDS encoding bis-aminopropyl spermidine synthase family protein; translation: MADIRRVVRRAVPLRTADKPKQGAYHVDAPSMQRRLALLVGLAAPSDRLLLVGDDDLTSLCLHWLGYTRLTLIDFDAEVLDIVRRESKRKITTLEFDLRGVYRKRLPKLASQFDLFITDPPYGPDGLRVFAGVGIGALKLGGHGVIVAPSARAAHSSVKEPLMLGAKLQGFVAANGAALVDIVPSSQRSYHGTVSSMLVLCRAEKRRIDFGELDGPEEFY
- a CDS encoding histidine phosphatase family protein yields the protein MKTLLLMRHAKSSWAEDGVADHDRPLNARGEKNAGEMAALLGAEGLQPGLILSSTAERARATALAVAEGFGWKPELRLLHALYLAEPDRILSEIACVAPDVGCLLVVGHNPGMEELVSDLSLMRQAMPTAAIARFAFGVDAWSEAASERGELVHVWRPRELD